The following proteins come from a genomic window of Fontisubflavum oceani:
- a CDS encoding peptide ABC transporter substrate-binding protein, whose amino-acid sequence MNSKTLLLGAAAAFMLSPVAAMAERGSSGHLNIIYWQAPSTLNPYLSGGTKEVESASLVLESLARFDNTGTMVPWLATEIPTIENGGVAEDLTSITWTLAEGVMWSDGTALTPADLIFTWEYCTHPEGGCAQASYFDGVTSVEDLGDNQVRVNFAAPTPFPYTAFVGAESPIIQAAQFAECLGARAPECTDANFGPIGTGPFVVTDFRPNDVIEFVANENFRFPDRPYFETVTFKGGGDAAAAARSVLETGEFDYAWNLQIDPTILAQMEAQGNGTVVTAFGTSVERLHLNQFNPDPALGDVRSTADAGPHPFLTNPVIGQAMSMAIDRALLVEVGYGAGGQPTCNVLPAPELYASTANDSCLVQDIAGANALLDEAGIVDTNGDGIREADGVPLQVLYQTSTNAVRQDTQALVKQWWSEIGIDAELRNIDASVFFGGDPASPDTFQKFYADIEMYTNNFAGVDPQAYMANWRCNEIPGPDTQWQGSNIQRFCDPAYDALVDEMAMTADLQERGRIAREMNDMIMQSYSIIPLVHRGGVSAHANSLEGIRMSDWDSELWNIMDWRRAE is encoded by the coding sequence ATGAACTCTAAGACACTTCTACTAGGGGCGGCGGCAGCCTTTATGCTGTCCCCCGTGGCAGCGATGGCCGAGCGCGGCTCATCGGGCCATCTCAACATCATCTATTGGCAAGCGCCCTCGACGCTCAATCCATATCTCTCGGGTGGTACGAAAGAGGTGGAATCGGCATCTCTGGTCCTCGAAAGCCTGGCGCGTTTTGACAACACCGGGACCATGGTGCCTTGGCTCGCAACTGAAATCCCAACCATTGAGAATGGTGGTGTGGCCGAGGATCTGACCTCAATCACGTGGACCTTGGCCGAAGGCGTTATGTGGTCTGATGGCACGGCGCTGACGCCTGCCGACCTCATATTCACCTGGGAATACTGCACCCATCCCGAAGGCGGCTGTGCACAGGCCAGCTATTTCGATGGCGTCACCAGCGTTGAGGACTTGGGCGATAACCAAGTGCGCGTAAACTTCGCGGCCCCGACACCATTCCCTTACACCGCCTTTGTCGGCGCTGAGAGCCCGATCATCCAAGCCGCGCAATTCGCGGAGTGCCTTGGCGCCCGCGCCCCGGAATGCACCGACGCCAACTTTGGACCGATTGGCACCGGCCCCTTCGTTGTGACCGATTTCCGGCCTAATGACGTCATTGAGTTCGTGGCCAACGAGAACTTCCGCTTCCCCGATCGTCCGTATTTCGAAACCGTGACCTTCAAAGGCGGCGGTGATGCAGCGGCAGCGGCGCGGTCGGTTCTGGAAACTGGCGAGTTCGACTATGCCTGGAACCTCCAGATCGACCCAACCATCCTGGCGCAGATGGAAGCGCAGGGGAACGGTACGGTCGTGACCGCGTTCGGCACCTCGGTTGAGCGTCTGCACTTGAACCAGTTCAATCCTGATCCAGCTCTTGGCGATGTGCGCTCGACAGCCGATGCCGGCCCGCATCCGTTCCTGACAAACCCGGTGATTGGCCAAGCAATGTCGATGGCGATCGACCGCGCGCTTCTCGTGGAAGTGGGATATGGGGCCGGCGGTCAGCCGACCTGTAACGTGCTGCCAGCGCCCGAGCTCTATGCCTCGACCGCCAATGACAGCTGCTTGGTCCAGGACATCGCGGGAGCCAATGCGCTCTTGGATGAAGCCGGCATCGTCGACACCAATGGCGACGGTATCCGCGAAGCCGATGGTGTACCGCTCCAGGTGCTCTATCAGACCTCGACCAACGCCGTCCGTCAGGACACCCAAGCCTTGGTGAAGCAGTGGTGGAGCGAGATCGGTATCGACGCCGAGCTGCGCAACATCGATGCGTCGGTCTTCTTCGGTGGTGATCCGGCCTCTCCGGATACGTTCCAGAAGTTCTACGCCGATATCGAGATGTACACCAACAACTTCGCTGGTGTGGATCCGCAGGCTTATATGGCCAACTGGCGCTGCAACGAGATCCCGGGCCCCGACACCCAGTGGCAGGGTTCCAACATCCAGCGCTTCTGTGATCCGGCCTATGATGCGCTCGTCGATGAGATGGCCATGACAGCCGATCTTCAGGAACGTGGCCGCATCGCGCGTGAGATGAACGATATGATCATGCAGAGCTACTCGATCATTCCGCTCGTTCACCGTGGCGGCGTGTCGGCTCATGCCAACTCGCTCGAAGGCATCCGCATGTCCGACTGGGACAGCGAGCTGTGGAACATCATGGATTGGCGTCGCGCCGAATAA
- a CDS encoding LysE family translocator has product MSIEIYLAYLATVGVFFASPPGPSQLLMISHSMRHGPRRSGWTVAGDLSANFLQMLAAGFGLAALIATTDWALDVIKWAGVAYLVWMGIRTFRAAPTPPGEAARLASARQLYFQGFFTSASNPKAVFFFAALFPQFITPEAAIWPQLLILGATYLVIDGVILFIYGATAARLFARLASRGRLLNRLSGSAMIGAAGLLALRDAQAR; this is encoded by the coding sequence ATGAGCATCGAGATTTATCTGGCCTATCTGGCGACCGTGGGCGTGTTTTTCGCCTCGCCTCCCGGTCCGAGCCAGCTTCTGATGATCTCCCACTCCATGCGTCATGGCCCGCGTCGCAGCGGCTGGACCGTCGCCGGTGACCTTTCCGCGAATTTCTTACAAATGCTGGCCGCCGGTTTCGGCTTGGCCGCTTTGATCGCCACCACCGATTGGGCGCTTGATGTGATCAAATGGGCCGGTGTCGCCTATCTGGTCTGGATGGGCATTCGCACCTTCCGCGCAGCCCCCACGCCCCCTGGCGAGGCGGCCCGGCTGGCCTCCGCCCGGCAGCTCTATTTCCAGGGCTTCTTTACCTCCGCGTCGAACCCCAAAGCGGTGTTCTTCTTCGCCGCCCTTTTCCCGCAATTCATCACGCCGGAGGCCGCGATCTGGCCCCAGCTTCTGATCTTGGGAGCGACCTATCTCGTGATCGATGGCGTGATCCTCTTCATCTACGGCGCGACGGCGGCCCGGCTCTTTGCCCGGCTCGCCTCCCGCGGCCGCCTCCTCAACCGCCTTTCGGGCAGTGCCATGATTGGCGCCGCAGGTCTTCTGGCCCTGCGCGACGCCCAGGCACGATGA
- the xseA gene encoding exodeoxyribonuclease VII large subunit — protein sequence MSDLIDDDETPGNAPEFSVSEISGAVKRTVEGAFSHVRVRGEVGRLSRPRSGHIYLDLKDDRSVLAGVIWKGVSARLAHQPEEGMEVVATGRITTFPGQSKYQLVIEDIRPAGVGALMAMLEKRRAALAAEGLFDEARKQPLPYLPEVIGVVTSPSGAVIRDILHRLRDRFPRKVLIWPVAVQGQRCAPEVSNAIKGFNAMTPGGALPRPDLLIVARGGGSLEDLWGFNEEAVVRAAAESDIPLISAVGHETDTTLIDFASDKRAPTPTAAAEMAVPVRLELLAWVEGQGGRLSRGVAQAVSARKQRLGDLGRGLPRLDALLETPRQRLDRAVVQLGPALRAATQDRRNLADRLSGRLTPALEKALNAKRIEASRVGAGLVPGRLASGLRTRRETLASQARRLQPGRLRDRLEAAQARFEEVDQRFTRVAQASVAARRERVEALERLRQTLGYTETLRRGYAVVREGETLVTTQAAAAKAAHLEIEFADGRLGVIPGGGVARKPVGKAPRASVPKPSQGSLFDEE from the coding sequence ATGTCCGATTTGATCGACGACGACGAAACCCCGGGCAATGCGCCGGAATTCAGCGTCTCTGAAATATCCGGCGCGGTAAAACGCACCGTCGAGGGCGCGTTTTCCCATGTGCGTGTGCGGGGCGAGGTCGGGCGGCTGTCACGGCCGCGCTCAGGTCACATCTATCTGGATTTGAAGGATGATCGCAGCGTCCTGGCGGGCGTGATCTGGAAAGGGGTTTCCGCGCGGCTGGCGCATCAGCCGGAAGAAGGCATGGAAGTGGTCGCCACCGGGCGAATCACCACCTTTCCGGGGCAATCGAAATACCAATTGGTGATTGAGGATATTCGCCCTGCGGGCGTCGGCGCGTTGATGGCGATGTTGGAGAAACGGCGCGCGGCCTTGGCGGCTGAGGGGCTGTTTGACGAGGCGCGCAAGCAGCCTCTGCCATACCTGCCGGAGGTCATCGGCGTGGTGACCTCGCCATCGGGTGCAGTGATCCGAGACATCCTGCATCGGCTGCGGGACCGGTTCCCGCGCAAAGTGCTGATCTGGCCCGTGGCGGTGCAGGGGCAGCGCTGTGCGCCGGAGGTGTCCAACGCGATCAAGGGCTTCAACGCGATGACGCCTGGCGGAGCGCTGCCGCGCCCCGATTTGTTGATTGTTGCGCGGGGCGGTGGGTCGCTTGAGGATCTCTGGGGGTTCAACGAAGAGGCCGTGGTGCGCGCGGCGGCCGAGAGTGACATCCCGCTGATCTCGGCGGTGGGTCATGAAACCGATACGACGCTGATCGATTTTGCGTCCGATAAACGTGCACCGACACCGACGGCGGCAGCGGAGATGGCGGTGCCGGTGCGACTGGAGTTGCTGGCTTGGGTCGAGGGGCAGGGTGGACGCCTGTCGCGCGGCGTGGCACAGGCAGTCTCGGCGCGAAAACAACGGCTTGGCGATTTGGGGCGCGGTTTGCCGCGGCTTGATGCGCTGCTGGAAACGCCGCGTCAACGGTTGGACCGGGCGGTGGTGCAGCTTGGTCCGGCGCTGAGGGCCGCGACCCAAGACCGGCGCAATCTGGCGGATCGGTTGTCAGGGCGACTGACACCCGCCTTGGAAAAAGCGTTGAATGCCAAACGGATAGAAGCGAGCCGGGTCGGGGCCGGTCTGGTGCCGGGGCGGTTGGCCTCCGGGCTGCGGACCAGGCGGGAAACGTTGGCCAGTCAGGCAAGGCGGTTGCAGCCGGGGCGTTTGAGGGATCGTTTGGAGGCGGCACAGGCGCGATTTGAGGAGGTGGATCAGCGGTTTACGCGGGTGGCGCAAGCGTCGGTCGCGGCGCGGCGAGAGCGGGTGGAGGCCTTGGAGCGGCTGCGCCAGACGCTCGGCTATACAGAGACGCTCCGCCGAGGCTATGCTGTTGTTCGGGAAGGCGAAACTCTGGTCACAACCCAGGCAGCCGCCGCCAAGGCGGCGCATTTAGAGATCGAGTTCGCGGATGGCCGATTGGGGGTAATCCCCGGCGGCGGTGTGGCGCGAAAGCCGGTTGGTAAGGCGCCGCGTGCGTCCGTGCCGAAGCCGAGCCAAGGAAGCTTGTTCGACGAAGAATAG
- the purD gene encoding phosphoribosylamine--glycine ligase, translated as MNILILGGGGREHALAWAVLQNPKCDKLIVAPGNAGIAQIAQCADLDVENPALVTDFACEEAIDFVIVGPEAPLAAGVADALGDAGILTFGPSQAAAQLEASKAFTKEICDAAHAPTAAYAHFTEADAAKAYIRDQGAPIVVKADGLAAGKGVIVAMDEATALAAIDDMFGGAFGGAGAEVVIEEFMEGEEASFFVLSDGKTVLPIGTAQDHKRAYDGDEGPNTGGMGAYSPAPVLTDAVAAKAMAEIIQPTIDEMAKRGTPYRGVLYAGFMIKDGQPRLVEYNVRFGDPECQVLMMRLGAQALDLMLACAEDRLAEMQVNWADDHAMTVVMAAKGYPGAYEKGSVIKGLDGLPEDSFQMVFHAGTARAEGQFRAAGGRVLNVTARGATLQEARDKAYDMVDKIDWPEGFARSDIGWRAL; from the coding sequence ATGAACATCCTGATCCTCGGCGGCGGCGGGCGCGAACATGCTTTGGCATGGGCCGTGTTGCAAAACCCGAAATGCGACAAGCTGATCGTCGCGCCCGGCAATGCGGGTATCGCCCAAATTGCACAATGCGCGGATTTGGATGTGGAAAATCCGGCGCTTGTCACTGATTTCGCCTGCGAAGAGGCGATTGATTTTGTGATCGTCGGGCCCGAGGCACCACTGGCTGCCGGGGTGGCGGATGCCCTTGGCGATGCTGGCATCCTGACCTTCGGCCCCTCGCAAGCTGCGGCGCAACTCGAGGCCTCGAAAGCCTTCACGAAAGAGATTTGTGATGCCGCGCACGCCCCAACGGCGGCTTATGCGCATTTCACCGAAGCCGACGCCGCCAAGGCCTATATCCGGGACCAGGGCGCGCCGATTGTGGTCAAGGCCGATGGGCTGGCCGCAGGCAAAGGCGTGATCGTGGCGATGGACGAGGCGACGGCTTTGGCCGCGATTGACGACATGTTCGGCGGCGCCTTTGGCGGCGCAGGTGCCGAAGTGGTGATCGAGGAATTCATGGAGGGCGAGGAGGCGAGTTTCTTTGTCCTCTCCGATGGCAAAACCGTCCTGCCAATTGGCACAGCGCAGGACCATAAACGCGCCTATGACGGGGATGAGGGCCCGAATACCGGCGGCATGGGCGCCTATTCGCCCGCGCCGGTTCTGACCGACGCCGTGGCCGCCAAAGCAATGGCCGAGATCATCCAGCCAACAATTGATGAGATGGCCAAACGCGGCACACCCTATCGCGGCGTGCTTTATGCGGGCTTCATGATCAAGGACGGGCAGCCCCGGCTCGTGGAATACAATGTCCGGTTTGGTGACCCCGAGTGCCAGGTTCTGATGATGCGGCTTGGGGCGCAGGCCTTGGATTTGATGCTCGCCTGTGCCGAAGATCGGTTGGCCGAGATGCAGGTGAACTGGGCCGATGACCACGCGATGACCGTGGTGATGGCCGCAAAAGGTTATCCAGGCGCTTATGAAAAAGGCAGCGTGATCAAAGGGCTGGATGGGTTGCCCGAGGATAGCTTTCAGATGGTCTTTCATGCGGGCACAGCCCGGGCCGAGGGGCAATTTCGCGCCGCAGGCGGTCGCGTATTGAACGTCACGGCACGCGGCGCGACGCTTCAAGAGGCGCGCGACAAAGCCTATGACATGGTGGACAAAATCGACTGGCCCGAGGGGTTCGCCCGCTCAGACATCGGCTGGCGGGCGCTTTAA
- a CDS encoding bestrophin family protein produces MIVRDKPTLLQLLFAVKGSVLPRIAPRIVILTALAAGVTFVDQNGLLPLAHPSAAPFAVFGVALSMFLGFRNNAAYDRWWEGRRLWGQLIADLRALGRETDIFISEPDRRKQVLRLALAFLHLHRANLRQLPNDAAAKTLTGEDFSATPHPPCGALNQLADKVSAAQRAGEIDGFGAKALTERLGAITLAQAGCERIATTPLPYVYSLLIFRTTYLYCLLLPLGLVEQAGWLTPLFVAVVAYVFLGLAEVTEELAEPFGTSVNGLPLDAMCRVVEISLAPRLGLEVPEPLLPKDYHLS; encoded by the coding sequence ATGATCGTCCGCGACAAGCCGACCCTGTTGCAACTCCTTTTCGCCGTCAAAGGCTCGGTTTTGCCACGCATTGCCCCGCGGATCGTGATCCTGACCGCGTTGGCCGCGGGCGTGACCTTTGTTGATCAGAACGGGCTTTTGCCGCTCGCGCATCCAAGCGCCGCACCCTTCGCAGTATTCGGCGTCGCGCTCTCGATGTTTCTGGGGTTTCGCAACAACGCCGCCTACGACCGGTGGTGGGAGGGGCGGCGGCTTTGGGGCCAGTTGATCGCCGATCTGCGCGCGCTCGGCCGAGAAACCGATATCTTCATCAGCGAGCCAGACCGACGAAAACAGGTGCTCCGGCTTGCCCTGGCCTTTCTACATCTTCACCGCGCCAATCTGCGTCAACTGCCCAACGACGCCGCCGCGAAGACGCTGACGGGGGAGGATTTCAGTGCAACACCTCATCCACCCTGTGGCGCACTGAACCAACTGGCCGACAAGGTTTCGGCGGCGCAGCGCGCGGGCGAGATCGACGGGTTTGGGGCCAAGGCGCTGACCGAGCGGCTTGGCGCAATCACCTTGGCGCAGGCCGGCTGCGAGCGGATCGCCACGACGCCTCTGCCCTATGTCTATTCGCTGCTGATCTTCCGGACGACCTATCTCTATTGCCTGCTCTTGCCGCTCGGCCTTGTGGAACAGGCGGGCTGGCTGACCCCGCTCTTCGTCGCCGTCGTGGCCTATGTGTTTCTGGGATTGGCGGAAGTGACCGAAGAACTGGCAGAACCCTTCGGGACCAGCGTGAACGGATTGCCGCTGGATGCGATGTGCCGGGTGGTCGAGATCAGCCTCGCGCCACGGCTTGGCCTAGAGGTACCCGAGCCGCTGCTGCCAAAGGACTATCATCTCAGCTGA
- a CDS encoding (2Fe-2S)-binding protein, whose protein sequence is MTIPLTINGTTHQIDLPEEVPLLWVLRDALGMTGTKFGCGVASCGACTVHIGSEAVRSCQIAVADVWDEVTTIEGLGQPGNLHALQAAWVEHQVAQCGYCQSGQIMQAADLLSRTPNPTDQDIDDAMAGNLCRCGTYDRIRAAIKTAAATIQGA, encoded by the coding sequence ATGACCATCCCGCTGACAATCAACGGCACCACCCATCAAATCGACCTGCCCGAAGAGGTTCCGCTCCTCTGGGTCCTCCGCGATGCGTTGGGCATGACCGGCACCAAATTCGGCTGCGGTGTTGCCTCCTGCGGTGCCTGCACTGTGCATATCGGCAGCGAGGCCGTGCGCTCTTGCCAAATCGCGGTGGCGGATGTCTGGGACGAGGTCACCACGATTGAAGGGCTTGGCCAGCCGGGCAATCTCCACGCCCTGCAAGCGGCTTGGGTCGAACATCAGGTGGCCCAATGCGGCTACTGCCAATCGGGTCAGATCATGCAGGCCGCCGATCTGCTCAGCCGCACCCCCAACCCCACGGATCAAGACATCGACGACGCGATGGCCGGCAATCTCTGCCGCTGTGGCACCTATGACCGTATCCGCGCCGCAATCAAAACCGCGGCTGCCACCATTCAAGGAGCGTAA
- a CDS encoding site-2 protease family protein, with translation MFRNDAALFEFRGPWGVPVQIGSSLLLLILIFLLFSSTVQELYYDFLFLVILLVSIFLHELGHAWGALIQGRPVRRIMIYGGGGFCERDRPAPSYEEELIVAMGPIVTAVLWAGAVLIGPFLPPGDLAWAVHICALVNFFLLIFNMLPVMPLDGGKLLHLGLQRVMRLEHATRLCGAVGLVTAVLWLPLMIFSFHHWGLLLLFVPPILIHWRMLRRAA, from the coding sequence ATGTTTCGGAATGACGCGGCGCTTTTTGAGTTTCGCGGACCATGGGGCGTGCCAGTACAAATCGGTAGCAGCCTGCTGCTTTTGATCCTGATTTTCCTGTTGTTTAGCAGCACGGTGCAGGAGCTTTATTACGACTTCCTGTTCCTCGTGATTTTGCTGGTGTCGATCTTCTTGCACGAATTGGGCCATGCCTGGGGTGCTTTGATCCAAGGCCGACCCGTGCGACGGATCATGATTTATGGTGGTGGCGGGTTCTGCGAAAGGGACCGCCCGGCCCCGTCTTATGAGGAAGAGTTGATTGTCGCCATGGGGCCGATTGTGACGGCGGTTCTATGGGCCGGTGCGGTTTTGATCGGGCCGTTCCTGCCGCCAGGCGATCTGGCCTGGGCGGTTCATATCTGTGCGCTGGTGAATTTCTTTCTGTTGATTTTCAACATGCTGCCGGTGATGCCATTGGATGGTGGGAAACTGCTTCATCTGGGCTTGCAGCGTGTGATGCGTTTGGAACACGCCACCCGGCTCTGCGGGGCGGTTGGTCTCGTCACCGCCGTTCTATGGCTGCCGCTGATGATCTTCAGTTTTCATCACTGGGGGCTGCTTTTGCTCTTCGTTCCCCCGATTTTGATCCATTGGCGAATGCTGCGCCGCGCCGCCTAG
- a CDS encoding zinc metalloprotease has protein sequence MTLKDPTLFRLRGIGGWPVQIKVSILFLAAFLVHFNGTVADVLAEMVVLLLLFLALYLHGLGQALAARLYGVPVRQITLSGGISTCDAEPTQPSVQMTILAMGPLTNLTLWAVMTLIVSVLPQGGLAWALNAFAMVNLYLAALSLIPMRPLPGGALLQLSLSPALPQVTADRVVAITGLICALAWIPAMLISYMLLGLLLFVLPAVPALWRMLHLNRAMRLREG, from the coding sequence ATGACTCTGAAAGACCCAACCCTATTTCGTCTACGCGGCATCGGCGGGTGGCCGGTTCAGATCAAAGTGAGCATCCTGTTTCTGGCCGCGTTTCTGGTGCATTTCAACGGCACAGTGGCGGATGTTCTGGCCGAGATGGTGGTTCTCCTCCTGCTCTTCCTCGCGCTCTATCTACATGGATTGGGCCAAGCATTGGCCGCGCGATTGTACGGTGTTCCCGTGCGGCAGATCACTCTCTCTGGCGGGATCAGCACCTGCGACGCCGAGCCCACGCAACCATCGGTTCAAATGACGATTTTGGCGATGGGCCCTCTCACGAACCTGACACTCTGGGCGGTCATGACGCTCATCGTCTCGGTATTACCACAGGGCGGGTTGGCCTGGGCTCTCAACGCCTTCGCCATGGTCAATCTCTATCTCGCGGCGCTCAGCCTGATCCCAATGCGCCCGCTGCCCGGTGGTGCGCTGTTGCAACTGTCGCTGTCGCCGGCTTTGCCGCAGGTCACGGCCGACCGGGTCGTCGCCATCACCGGCCTGATTTGCGCCCTCGCTTGGATCCCGGCGATGCTGATCAGCTACATGCTTCTAGGCCTGCTGCTTTTCGTTCTGCCCGCCGTCCCGGCGCTCTGGCGGATGTTGCATCTCAACCGCGCGATGAGGTTACGAGAAGGTTAA
- a CDS encoding ABC transporter permease — protein MLTYTIRRLLLAIPTLLFISFIIFLIVKLSPSDPTAGLPLTIPPEVREQIRESLGVNQPVFVQYLRWLQLMVWNEPLHLIESWTGWQVGPEGPRIISYQTRSPVMELIMQRMPQTLWVVGISYIVGILIALPIGIISAYRQYSWFDQIGTFISMLGFSVPTFFTGVLFIVIFAVNLGWFPSVYDTTHVVTDWDSFIVQLKQIIMPVMVLGLFNASQISRFMRASMLDNLNQDYVRTARAKGLTEKVVVLVHVLRNSLIPVVTVIALNVPAVFGGAIITEQVFKVNGIGQLLIIAIQSGDVPTVQTVSFIFAVLIVLFNLIADVLYGVLDPRIRYD, from the coding sequence ATGCTGACCTATACAATCCGGCGATTGCTGCTGGCGATCCCGACCCTGCTGTTCATCAGCTTCATCATCTTCCTGATCGTGAAGCTGTCGCCCTCGGATCCGACGGCGGGCCTACCGCTGACGATCCCGCCAGAGGTGCGGGAACAGATTCGTGAAAGCCTGGGCGTGAACCAACCCGTCTTCGTGCAGTATCTCCGATGGCTGCAACTCATGGTTTGGAACGAGCCGCTGCACCTGATCGAAAGCTGGACCGGCTGGCAGGTCGGGCCGGAAGGGCCCCGGATCATCTCCTACCAGACCCGCTCGCCGGTGATGGAACTGATCATGCAGCGGATGCCGCAAACCCTCTGGGTCGTCGGCATCAGCTATATCGTCGGCATCCTGATCGCCCTGCCGATCGGGATCATCTCGGCCTACCGGCAGTATTCCTGGTTCGATCAGATCGGGACGTTCATCTCGATGCTCGGCTTCTCAGTTCCGACTTTCTTCACCGGGGTTCTGTTCATCGTGATCTTCGCGGTCAATCTGGGTTGGTTCCCAAGCGTCTATGACACAACCCATGTGGTGACCGATTGGGATAGCTTCATCGTCCAACTGAAGCAGATCATTATGCCGGTCATGGTCTTGGGCCTGTTCAACGCCAGCCAGATCAGCCGCTTCATGCGCGCCTCGATGCTCGACAACCTGAACCAGGACTACGTCCGCACCGCCCGCGCCAAGGGCCTGACCGAGAAGGTCGTGGTTCTGGTCCATGTGCTGCGCAACTCGCTGATCCCGGTTGTGACCGTGATTGCACTCAACGTGCCCGCCGTCTTTGGCGGCGCCATCATCACCGAGCAGGTCTTCAAGGTGAACGGGATCGGTCAGTTGCTGATCATCGCGATCCAGTCGGGTGATGTGCCGACCGTGCAAACCGTGTCCTTTATTTTCGCCGTGTTGATCGTGCTCTTTAACCTCATCGCCGATGTCCTTTATGGCGTGCTCGACCCGAGGATCCGCTATGACTGA
- a CDS encoding YiiX/YebB-like N1pC/P60 family cysteine hydrolase, translated as MTEKIVPARDSLLDRIGRRMARKLNRQSSGYQPYTPSDFPTLCRVLRPGDVILIEGSERISNAIKYLTQSTWSHAALYVGDVLPEPEDGSERPRLVEVNLGEGCVAVPLSKYQTFNTRICRAAGLNEEERAQVADFMIGNLGLRYDMRNIFDLARYFLPTPPVPIRWRRRMLAFGSGDPTRAICSSLIAQAFQSIRYPILPERRAESSEYAAREIYHIRHHSLFAPRDFDLSPYFRVVKPTLEDGFDFREIEWGERAEAEL; from the coding sequence ATGACCGAGAAGATCGTGCCTGCCCGCGACAGCCTGCTTGACCGGATTGGCCGGCGTATGGCGCGCAAGCTCAACCGGCAAAGCTCGGGCTATCAACCCTATACACCCTCGGATTTCCCAACCCTCTGCCGGGTTCTGCGGCCGGGCGATGTGATCCTGATTGAGGGCAGCGAACGGATATCCAACGCAATCAAATATCTCACGCAATCGACCTGGTCCCATGCCGCGCTTTATGTCGGCGATGTGCTGCCAGAACCGGAGGATGGCAGCGAGCGCCCGCGTCTGGTGGAGGTGAATTTGGGTGAGGGCTGCGTTGCGGTGCCGTTGAGCAAATACCAGACCTTCAACACGCGGATTTGCCGGGCGGCAGGGTTGAATGAGGAAGAGCGCGCCCAGGTTGCGGACTTCATGATCGGCAATCTGGGGCTGCGCTACGACATGCGGAACATCTTCGATCTGGCGCGGTATTTCCTGCCAACGCCGCCGGTGCCGATCCGCTGGCGGCGTCGGATGTTGGCCTTTGGCTCAGGCGATCCGACGCGAGCGATCTGTTCCTCTCTGATTGCGCAAGCGTTCCAATCAATCCGCTATCCGATCTTGCCAGAGCGGCGGGCGGAGAGCTCGGAATATGCGGCGCGAGAGATTTACCATATCCGGCATCATTCGCTCTTTGCGCCGCGGGATTTCGACCTGTCGCCCTATTTCCGGGTGGTCAAACCGACGCTGGAGGATGGGTTCGATTTTCGGGAGATCGAATGGGGCGAGCGCGCCGAGGCGGAGCTCTAG
- a CDS encoding ABC transporter permease, protein MTDAPIIPADDGLEDYRPPRNQWWDVWDQFKTHKGAMLGLGFFIFALLFVFIGPLVWTIDPTYIDIRARNSGPSLAHPMGTDQLGRDTLARMMAGGQTSIAVGLTAMLLSLVLGTLIGVLAGYFKRLDGLLMRTTDLFLAMPLLPLLLVIIMLFRDQLRAAFGPEGGIFILIVFVIGITSWMQTARVVRGDVLALKEREFVLAAKSIGTPSHRMILRHVLPNVMSPIMVSATLGIANAIITESALSFLGLGFPSDFPTWGRLLFDATDWLQQNPERVIWPGMAISLTVLSVNYIGDGLRDALDPRIRGR, encoded by the coding sequence ATGACTGATGCCCCCATCATTCCGGCCGATGACGGCCTCGAAGACTACCGCCCGCCGCGCAACCAGTGGTGGGATGTGTGGGACCAGTTCAAAACCCATAAGGGCGCGATGCTGGGCCTGGGCTTCTTTATCTTTGCCCTGCTCTTCGTCTTTATCGGTCCGCTGGTCTGGACCATCGACCCGACCTATATCGACATCCGCGCGCGCAACTCCGGCCCGAGCCTCGCCCATCCGATGGGCACCGACCAATTGGGCCGCGACACGCTGGCCCGGATGATGGCCGGCGGGCAGACATCGATTGCCGTGGGCTTGACTGCGATGTTGCTCAGCTTGGTGCTCGGCACATTGATCGGCGTGTTGGCGGGCTATTTCAAGCGGCTCGACGGGCTTTTGATGCGGACCACGGATTTGTTCCTGGCGATGCCGCTTCTGCCGCTGCTCTTGGTCATCATCATGCTGTTCCGCGACCAACTCCGCGCAGCCTTCGGCCCTGAGGGCGGCATTTTCATCCTGATCGTCTTCGTGATCGGCATCACCTCCTGGATGCAAACCGCGCGGGTTGTGCGCGGCGATGTGTTGGCTCTGAAAGAACGCGAGTTTGTGCTGGCGGCCAAATCCATCGGCACGCCGTCACACCGGATGATCCTCCGCCATGTGCTGCCCAATGTGATGTCACCGATCATGGTTTCGGCCACGCTTGGCATCGCGAACGCCATCATCACCGAAAGCGCGCTGTCTTTCTTGGGTCTCGGCTTCCCAAGCGACTTCCCCACCTGGGGTCGGCTGCTCTTTGACGCCACCGATTGGCTGCAACAGAACCCTGAGCGAGTAATCTGGCCCGGCATGGCGATCTCGCTGACCGTGCTGAGCGTGAACTATATCGGCGACGGTCTCCGCGACGCGCTCGATCCGCGTATTCGGGGTCGGTAA